Within the Oncorhynchus masou masou isolate Uvic2021 chromosome 1, UVic_Omas_1.1, whole genome shotgun sequence genome, the region cggtaacagcagcagcggtaacagcagcagcagcggtaacagcagcagcagcggtaacagtagcagcagcagcagcggtaacagtagcagcagcagcagcggtaacagcagcagcagcagcaacagcggtaacaacagcaacagcaacagcgataacaacagcaacagcaacagcgtgTAACAACAGCAGCAATcagcggtaacagcagcagcagcagcagcagcggtaacagcagcagcagcagcagcggtaacagcagcagtagtagtaacagcagcagcagcagtagtaacagcagcagcagtagtagtaacagcagcagcagcagcagtggtatcagtagcagcagtggtatcagcagcagcagtggtatcagcagcagcagtggtaacagcagcaacagtggtagcagcagcagcagaggtaacagcagcagcagaggtaacagcagcagcagaggtaacagcagcagcagaggtagcagcagtggtagcagcagtggtaacagcagcagcagcagcagcagcagcagcagcagcagcagtggtggtaacagcagcagcggtggtaacagcagcagcggtggtaacagcagcagaagcagcggtggtaacagcagcagcagcagcggcagcggtaacagcagcagcagcagcggtaacagcagcagcagcagcagcggttacagcagcagcagcagcggttaCAGCAgcagcggtaacagcagcagcagcagcggtaacagcagcagcagcagcggtaacagcagcagtagtagtagcagcagcagcagtagtagtaacagcagcagcagtagtagtagtagtagtagcagcagcagcagcagcagcagtggtagcagcagcagcagaggtaacagcagcagcagaggtagcagcagtggtaacagcagcagcagcagcagtggtggtagcagcagcagcagtggtggtagcagcagcagcagtggtggtagcagcagcagcggtggtACCAGCAGCAGCGGTggtaccagcagcagcagcagcggtggtACCAGCAGCAGCggtggtaacagcagcagcagcagcggtagcagcagcggtaacagcagcagcagcagtggtaacagcagcagcagcagtggtaacagcagcggtagcagcagcagcagcagtggtagcagcagcagcagtgttagcagcagcagcagcagtggtagcagcagcagaggtaacagcagcagcagaggtagcagcagtggtaacagcagcagcagcagtggtagcagcagcagcagtggtagcagcagcagcagtggtagcagcagtGGTGGTAGCAGTGTAGCAGCAgtggtggtagcagcagtagcggtggtaacagcagcagcagcagcggtggtaacagcagcagcagcagcggtggtaacagcagcagcagcagcggtggtaacagcagcagcggtggtaacagcagcagcagcagcggtggtaacagcagcagcagcagcggggataacagcagcagcagcagcggggataacagcagcagcagcagtgataacAGCAGCAGCGTGgtaacaacagcagcaacagtgtGCATGGTAACAGCAACAGTGGTAAcagcaacataacaacaacaatgTGATAACAACAGCGACAACAGCGGTGATAACAACAGCGGCAACAGCAGCAGCGGTGgtggcaacagcaacagcagtggCAACAGCAACAGCGGTGATAACAACAGTGGTAGCGACAACAGCGCTGATAACAACAGCGACAGCAGCATGGCCCGGTAACAACAGCGACAGCAACAGCAACGACAGCAGCAGCccacaacagcaacaacagcgaTAACAACAGCAACaagcggtaacagcagcagcagcagcagcggtaacagcagcagcagttgtagtaacagcagtagtaacagcagtagcagcagcagcagtagtagtaacagcagcagcagcagtagtagcagcagcagcagcagcagcagcagtagtagtagtagcagcagcagcagcagtggtatcagtagcagcagtggtatcagcagcagcagtggtatcagcagcagcagtggtaacagcagcagcagtggtaacAGCGGCAACAGTGGtagcggtaacagcggcagcagcggtaacagcagcagcagcggcagcagtggtaacagcagcagcagtggtaacagcagcagcagtggtaacagcagcagcagtggtaacAGCAGTGGTAAcagcagtggtagcagcagcagtggtagcagcagcagcggcagtggtagcagcagcagcggcagcggtagcagcagcagcggcagcggtagcagcagcagcggcagcggtaacaacagcagcagcagcgttagCAGCAGCgttaacaacagcagcagcagcgttaacaacagcagcagcagtggtaacagcagcagcagtggtaacagcagcagcagcggtagcaacagcagcagcagcagtggtaacagcagcagcagtggtagcaacagcagcagcagcggtagcaacagcagcagcagcggtagcagcagcagcggtagcagcagcagcagtggtagcagcagcagcagtggtagcagcagcagcagtggtagcagcagtggtggtagcagcagtagcggtggtaacagcagcagcagcagcggtggtaacagcagcagcagcagcggcggtaacagcagcagcggcggtaacagcagcagcagcagcggtggtaacagcagcagcagcagcggggataacagcagcagcagcggcggtaacagcagcagcggcggtaacagcagcagcagcagcagcagtgtagtaacagcagcagcagtagtagtagtagtagtagcagcagcagcagcagcagtggtagcaacagcagcagaggtaacagcagcagcagatgtagcagcagtggtaacagcagcagcacagcGTGATAACAACAACAgtggtggtagcagcagcagcggtggtACCAGCAACAACAGCGgtacagcagcagcaacagcaatgataacaagcggcaacagcaGCGGTGGTAACAGCAACcagcggtaacagcagcagcagcagcagcggtaacagcagcagcagttgtagtaacagcagtagtaacagcagtagcagcagcagcagtagtagtaacagcagcagcagcagtagtagtagcagcagtagtagtagcagcagcagcagcagcagtggtatcagcagcagcagtggtatcagcagcagcagtggtatcagcagcagcagtggtaacagcagcagcagtggtaacagcagcaacagcggTAGCGGTAACAGCGGTAgcagcggtaacagcagcagcagcggtagcagcggtaacagcagcagcagtggtaacAGCAGTGGTAAcagcagtggtagcagcagcagtggtaacAGCAGCGGcagtggtaacagcagcagcagtggtaacAGCAGTGGTAAcagcagtggtagcagcagcagtggtaacAGCAGCggcagtggtagcagcagcagcggcagcggtagcagcagcagcggcagcggtaacagcagcagcggcagcggtaacaacagcagcagcagcgttagCAGCAGCgttaacagcagcagcagctttaacagcagcagcagcagtggtaacagcagcagcagtggtaacagcagcagcagcggtagcaacagcagcagcagcagtggtaacagcagcagcagtggtagcaacagcagcagcagcggtagcaacagcagcagcagcggtagcaacagcagcagtggTAACAACGGGTAACAGCAACAACAGtggtaacagcagtaacagcaaTGATGTAACAGCAGCAGCGATAACAACAGCAGCAGTGAGTGATAACAACAGCAGCAATGACAGCACAGCAACAAtgacagcaacagcagcaacagtggTAACAGCAGTGGTAACAGCAGTggtaacagcaacagcagcagcagcagcatggtAACAACAATGTGACAGCGGTGATGGCGACAGCGACAGCCGTGCAGCAGcatggtaacagcagcagcaacagcaacagcaatgaTAACAGCAACAACAGCGATAACAACAACAATGATATGATAACAACAGCCCAGATAACAGCAGCaatgacaacaataacaacaacaatgacAGCAATGATGGTAACAATGACAACAATGATGGCAACAATGACAACAGCAATGATGGTAACAACAATGACAGCAATAGCAGCAGCAACAATGATAACAACAGCAGCAGCCATGATGGCAGCAATGACAGCAATGACAGCAGCGACAGCGATAGCAACAGCGACAGCAATGATAGTAACAACAATGATgtgacagcaacagcaacagcagcgaTAGCAACAGCGGATAGCAAGCAGCaatgacagcagcagcagcggtagcagcagcggcagcagcagcagcggtaacagcagcagcagcggtagtaACAGCAGCATTAGTGGCAGCGGCAGCGGCAACAGCAGCGGCAGCGGTAACAGCAGCGGCAGCGGTAACAGCAATGGTAGTGgcagcggtaacagcagcagtaatAGCAGCGGCAGCGGTAACAGCAGCGGCAGCtgtaacagcagtagtaacagcggcagcagtagtaattactactgctgctgttgttgttattactactgctgctgttatttCTACTGCTGCTGTTGTTATAACAACAGCAGCACAGTagtaacaacaacagcagcagcagtaacagcagcagtaggagtaacaatagcagcagcagcagtagtagtagcagcagcaacagagGCTCTTTTGTTTGATGGCTCTGCTTGTTTTTGAAAATCAAGTGAGCTGCTGCTCCTCTCAGCCTCTTTGTTCTTGCCATTGGTTTTAttgatttgtttgtgtgtgctgtCTGACTCTGAACCCCAACAATGGTTCAGATGCTTTGACTTTCATGGTCTTCTTGGACATGGTCTGCGTGGTTTGTGTGTGCGGGTGGGTGGGGTTTGTACAATtcgttaaacagcttggaaaattccagaaaattatgtcatggctttagaagcttctgattaaCTAGAAGCTtctgctaattgacataatttgagtcaattggaggtgtacctgtggatgtatttcaaggcctccattcaaactcattgcctctttgcttgacatcatgggtaaATCTCAAGAAatcagacctccacaagtctggtttatccctgggagcaatttccaaacgcctgaaggtaccacgttcatctgtacaaacaatggtacgcaagtataaacaccatgggaccatgaaggcgtcataccgctcaggaaggagacatgttctgtctccctaagatgaatgtactttggtgcgaaaagtgcaaatcaatcccagaacagcagcaaaggaccctgtgaagatgctgggggaaacgggtacaaaagtatctttatccacagtaaaacaagtcgtatatcgacaacctgaaaagccgctcagcaaggaagaagccactgctccaaaaccgccatagaaaagccaggctacggtttgtaactgcacatagggacaaaggatgtactttttggagaattgtactctcgtctgatgaaacaaaaatataactttttgggcataatgaccatcattatgtttggaggaaaagggggatgcttgcaagccgaagatcaccatcccaaacgtgaagcacaggggtggcagcatcatgttgtggtggtgctttgctgcaagtggggctggtgcacttcacaaaatagatggcatcatgaggtaggacaattgTGGCTATATTGTGGCAACattttcaagacatcagtcaggaagttaaatcttggtcgcaaatgggtcttccaaatggtcaatgaccccaagcatatttccaaagttgtggcaaaatggcttaaggacaagaaaagccctgacctcaatcttatagaaaatttgtgggcagacctgaaaaaagtgtgttcgagcaaggagacctacaaacctgactcacttacaccagctctgtcaggaggaatgggccaaaattcacccaacttattgtgggaagcttgtggaaaggcTAACCAAAACGTTTaacccaagtttaacaatttaaaggcaatgctaccaaatactaattgagtgtatgtaaacttctgacccactgggaatgtgatgaaagaaataaaatctgaaatcactctctactattattctgacatttcacattcttaaaatagtggtgatcctaactgacctaagacggaatttttactacgattaaatgtcaggaattgtgaaactcagtttaaatgtatttggctaaggtgtatgtaaacttccaaatgtatatactgtatacctgCCAGCACCTGCAACAAGACAAACAGCTGTGCAGTGTTGGGGTATATCAGTGTTGTTCCACACTGTTGTTTTACTTGACTGTGTGTTTGCAGAATACTCCATGCAGGACCAGAGGCTGCAGAAGCACAGTTTTACCCCCAGAGGCAGCAGCAGTGACAAGTCCTCCTCTGGCCAAAGCAAACCAAAGAGCAAAGGTACTGCTGCTGGCTTCAAGTGCATGTACTAGCTAACACTATAACACTTTAACATGGTGTTAGTGTGCTGATGGTTCTGTCATTGGGAAATAATATCAATAAGGCATGATGACTGAATTTTGGAAAATTTAAGTTTTGCAAGATTCCATTTGTGTGAATGGTCAATTTGGATTCCAGAGCTGATGTGAATGGTTTGGAGTGGTGAGAGTTACTGAACCATTTGTGTTCACTGGAATGGCTACTGACCTGCACAGTGTGCTGACGATCTGCCTccgttccctctctctatgcctttctctctccccctccccacctatcCTGCTGTCATTAAAGAATGCctcataataatggctgcaatggagcaaatggaatggtatGAAAAACCTGGTTTTCATggatttgataccattccatttactccattccagccgctattatgagccgttctccccccAGCAGGCTCCACTGCAGCAAACACACACctgctttctgtttctctgttgaCTTGTGTTATCTCCAGGCTTAGGTCTTCAGTGTGGGAGTAGAAGCAAGTCAGAGTTGTATTATACTTTAAATGGCAGCTCTGTTGACCACCCAGTCCAGGCCAAATCCAAAAGCACATGGTACATTGATGAAGGTAAAGCCCCAGCAAGATACAGTAGTGAGACTCCCGTCTGTCTTGATAGCAGGGTCTTGTTAATGCATGGTTGTTCTACAGTATTAATTTACCAGTGAACAAATTTATCAGTGAACAAATAAAGAATGCGTTTGATCTTTAACTTAATTGTTGTATTGTTTAGGTAGATAacattatttaattttttactgTGATTTGATTAAAAAAGCTTGCTATCAAGACTAGGGCTGTGGTGATACCAGTATCCAAGATATTTTTTccattgtaaaaataaaaacatgaagCAGATCACTCTTGGTTATTTTTTAAAatacctgctgtatgtaaaatagtgTGTTCTATAGCTTGGAAAAGAAATAAATGTGACTGGATGACAACACAATGGGGGTTGTTTTCCTAAAGTTAAATccgctttgtgttttgtttccttgagACTATGCTAACGGGTATCGCGATACTGGAATTGTCCCGGCCCTGATGAAGACCCTTCACTGAGAGTCCTCCATCTATTCATTCCCATTAACTGTGAGATCCACCTGCATGGTGCAATTGCGGTGTCATGGTCTTCCTCAAATCACAAAGGCTTTTAATAATGCTTTAACATTTCTTGCATTTTATTCACTCTCAGAATAATTAAATTAGGTAAAATACCTTATTTTATTCTTGATGGTTTCCTGTAAGCATTAGCATTAGTGTAAGCCTGTAAGGTTTAAGTGAGGACGTGGATATGTTTCATGAGGGATGGTGTGGGGTAGTTTAGGAAGGTAGTCTACATGCGGTCAAATATAGTTTTCCTTACAGCGCGTGGTGGTGATGAATGGATAATTACACAAGTGAAACCAAGGGATTGAAAATGATTGAGTCATGTAAAGCCTGTGTGTAAAGTTATGGAGCTATCAGTGGACTCTAGGGTGAGGAAGACCCAGTGGAGATGACTCCTCTATGTCGCAGGAATGAGAGAAATCCTGTCACAGCTGTTTCCTCTGTTCTGTTTCATCACCTCTGTTTTGTTTTTCATCTCTGCCTTCTTACCCATATGTTCAGGTCCATCATATTCATATTTGATGGTGTATTGTACTTTCCATTGGTGACGTGATGATTTTATGACTCACCCATCTCTTCAGGATTATTCTGTGGCTGTCTCCATGTGGAGGCATTTAGATTTTCTCAACACACTCTCACAGTGACACAAATATTAACCTTTTAACTCCCATGGGAGGTAAATTAAAACGTCCTTGTTTCACATAAGATATATTTTTTGGCTCTGTTTACAGTGAATGCAAAAATGTGTATCCACTTTATAGTGAAAGTGTTTATAAGCCAAGGTTACATTTGGTTTGCTAATGCTGATATGAAGCTGTGACACCACCTGCACACTCCCTATTCACAACGTTGGCAAAAAAAGCCTAATTAATATCTGAGGAGTCCACGATGCTAGAAGCTCTCTGTCATGTAATATCTGCTGCAGTGAAAATGGATTGTCTGTTGTTTTCCTCTGCAGTAGGGGAAGACCCTGCCAAGTCTCTCACAGACACGCCCCCTGACTTCAATGAAACCACACCTCCTACCAGGGCCCCGCCCTCTGCTTCCTTGTCCAATGACAACAAGTTCCACTCCCTGCCCTTCAGCCTGAGCCGTAAGACTGGGCCCAATGGCAGCATGAGCCAtggacccctctccctctccgtgcAGTCAGTGATGGGAGAGCAGATGCCAGAGCCCCCATcgcccagccctccctccccgaGGCCCCCCTCACCCCCCAGCTCTCGCGGGGGTGGGGGAGTGCCTGGTCTGGAGGTGGGGTCCCTAGTGGAGGTGAAGGAGAACCCGCCCCTGTGTGGGGTCATCCGCTGGGTGGGGCTGCCCCCGGGACTACCAGAGCCACTGGCTGGCCTGGAGCTGGTGAGAGATCATTACACTGACTGGAAGTATTGTCTCTTTGTCGCCTCTGAGACCTGGCAGTTTTGTCTTATGTTTTTCCCAATAACATTGTCACAGCAAGTGAACAAAGAATTTCAGGAAAACTTCAGAGAAACCAACATTTGGTTAATTAAATGGTAGAATAATCCAAATCCAGTATCATTACTAGCTGTATGTTTGGTTTAATAGCATACAGGTAACTGCACTCAACATCATGATGGCCTTGTCTGGTTCTGCTCTCTCAGGAGGAAGAGTGTGTTGGCTGTACAGACGGCACCTTTCAAGGTACCCGCTACTTCAGCTGCGCGCCCAAGAAGGCCCTGTTTGTGAAGCTGAAATGCTGCCGGCCTGACTCCCGTTTCCCCTCCCTACATCACTCCTCCAACCCCATCGAGAGATGCAACTCTATCGGTGAGTCACTGGTGTCACCTGTCAGTCCTGCGCTGAATTACAAATTGACCCCTAGGTACTCCCTAGGACTGGACGGGTAAAGGCTATACAGGGACATTTCCACCCAGCTAAGCAGTCCTGCCCAGGATTGTCAACTTAAACTTCACTGTTTGTGTCTCACCAGCTTTCGGGGGTTATCTGAGTGAGGTGGTGCATGAGAACACTCCTCCACGCACTGAGAATGACGGTCTAGACATCATGGTGGGCAAGAAGAAAGGTATCCAGGGACACTACAACTCCTGCTACCTGGACTCCACACTCTTCTGGTGAGGACAAAAAAGAGATGAGTTTTCACTTCTTCCTTGCATGTATTATTATAGAGTTCTTAACCTCATTCCTATGTCACTGTAGTGAGTTTTTTTTAAGTCTCTCAACAGGGAGTCATGTTTATTCTTTCCCTCTTTTCCCGTCTTTAGCCTGTTTTCCTTCAGCTCAGTCCTGGACACAGTTCTGCTGAGGCCGAGGTCCAAGACTGACGTGGAGTATTACCGAGAGACACAGGAGCTGCTACGCACAGAGATAGTCAACCCCCTGCGCATGTCAGTAGGAAACTACTCATCGTGTTTTGTTCAGACACATTCATTCAGTATAATGTCATGTGGCAAACCAATGCTTAACATGTCATTTCTAAGCACTTTCATTAGTTTTCTAGACACAGCCAAGTATCATAACTGTGAGATCC harbors:
- the LOC135505095 gene encoding uncharacterized transmembrane protein DDB_G0289901-like; its protein translation is MAQRAVRNSGSGGSGGSGRAAAAAAAAAVTAAAAVTAAAAVAAAVAAAVAVVAAAAVVAAAAVVAAAAVVAAAAVVAAAAVVAAAAVVAAAAVVAAAAVVAAAAVVAAAAVVAAAVVVAVVAAAVVVAAAVVVAAVVTAAAAVTAAAAVQHSSSSGSSSSSSGGSSSSSSVNSSSSSVNSSSSSVNSSSSSGNSSSSVNSSSVNSSSSSSSGSSVNSSSGNSSSSMSGNSSSNVNSSSSSGKSSSSGSSSSGSSSSSSGSSSSGSSSSGNSSSSGNSSSSGNSSSGSNSGNSSSSGSSSSSGSSSSSGSSSSSGSSSSSGNSSGNSSSSGNSSSSSGNSSSSSGNSSSSSGNSSSRSGNSSSSSGNSSGSSGGNSSSGGNSSSGGGNSSSGGGNNSSSSSSSGNSSSGSSSSSSGNSSSGSSSSSGNSSSSGSSSSGSSSSSGSSSSSSSSSSGSSSSSGNSSSSSGNRSSGRSSSGSSSGNSSSSSGNSSSRGNSSSRGNSSSRGNSSSSGGSSSSSGGSSSSSSGGNSSSGGNSSSSSGGNSSSGGNSSRSSRSSGGNSSGSSSSGSGYSSSGSGYSSSGYSSSSSGYSSGYSSSSSGYSSSSSGNSSSSSGNSSSGNSSSSGNSSSSGNSSSSSSGNSSSSSQQQQRVTTAAISGNSSSSSSSGNSSSSSSGNSSSSSNSSSSSSNSSSSSSNSSSSSSGISSSSGISSSSGISSSSGNSSNSGSSSSRGNSSSRGNSSSRGNSSSRGSSSGSSSGNSSSSSSSSSSSSSGGNSSSGGNSSSGGNSSRSSGGNSSSSSGSGNSSSSSGNSSSSSSGYSSSSSGYSSSGNSSSSSGNSSSSSGNSSSSSSSSSSSSNSSSSSSSSSSSSSSSSSGSSSSRGNSSSRGSSSGNSSSSSSGGSSSSSGGSSSSSGGSSSSGGTSSSGGTSSSSSGGTSSSGGNSSSSSGSSSGNSSSSSGNSSSSSGNSSGSSSSSSGSSSSSVSSSSSSGSSSRGNSSSRGSSSGNSSSSSGSSSSSGSSSSSGSSSGGSSVAAVVVAAVAVVTAAAAAVVTAAAAAVVTAAAAAVVTAAAVVTAAAAAVVTAAAAAGITAAAAAGITAAAAVITAAACDNSGDNNSGNSSSGGGNSNSSGNSNSGDNNSGSDNSADNNSDSSMARSSGISSSSGNSSSSGNSGNSGSGNSGSSGNSSSSGSSGNSSSSGNSSSSGNSSSSGNSSGNSSGSSSSGSSSSGSGSSSSGSGSSSSGSGSSSSGSGNNSSSSVSSSVNNSSSSVNNSSSSGNSSSSDNSSNDNNNNNNDSNDGNNDNNDGNNDNSNDGNNNDSNSSSNNDNNSSSHDGSNDSNDSSDSDSNSDSNDSNNNDVTATATAAIATADSKQQ